The following coding sequences lie in one Maribacter forsetii DSM 18668 genomic window:
- a CDS encoding bifunctional nuclease family protein, which produces MSLVRLKIKGISYSQTQNGAYALILNEVEGDRKLPIVIGAFEAQSIAIALEKEIKPPRPLTHDLFKNFSDRFDIVIKQVIIHKLVDGVFYSSIICERDGIEEIIDARTSDAIALALRFNAPIFTYKTILDKAGIFLKFSSKEKDQKDNDDSIMVDEILQEGETIEIESGASDGYTELTIDELEAELKKAVINEDYEKAAKLRDEISKRN; this is translated from the coding sequence ATGAGTCTAGTACGATTAAAAATAAAAGGTATCTCTTACAGCCAAACTCAGAATGGGGCATATGCTCTTATTTTGAACGAGGTTGAAGGCGACAGAAAATTACCTATAGTCATTGGCGCTTTTGAAGCTCAGTCTATTGCAATTGCTTTAGAGAAAGAGATCAAACCCCCAAGACCACTTACGCATGACCTTTTTAAAAACTTCTCTGACCGGTTTGATATCGTTATCAAACAGGTGATTATTCATAAATTGGTAGATGGTGTATTTTACTCCAGTATTATCTGCGAGAGAGATGGTATCGAAGAAATTATAGATGCAAGAACTAGTGATGCCATTGCTTTGGCATTACGTTTCAATGCTCCCATTTTTACATATAAAACGATATTGGACAAAGCCGGTATTTTCTTGAAATTCTCTTCTAAAGAGAAAGACCAAAAAGATAACGATGACAGTATTATGGTCGATGAAATCTTGCAAGAAGGGGAAACTATAGAAATAGAATCCGGTGCATCAGACGGGTATACCGAACTTACTATAGATGAATTGGAAGCAGAATTAAAAAAGGCAGTCATCAACGAAGACTACGAAAAGGCGGCAAAACTGAGAGATGAAATCTCTAAACGTAATTAA